The stretch of DNA CAATGCTCTCTTGTAAATAAAAGCATTGATGTGTTTAATAAAGTTGTGTGGAATTGTCTCTTGACATCACATTCTGAACCCTGTTATGACACAAAACACAGCTCGTTATGACGACGtacatattttaaattaaaacctTGTGACAAACTCCAGTGAGTTACAACCTGACCTCAAACAGAGACGGAAACAACTATGGAAAGTACACCAGAACTACAAGCAAATACTAAAACTGCAATACCGCTTCAGTATCTGTGTTCAGTAGACATGGAGAAAAGCGTTGAGGTAAGATTTTCTAAGCAGGAGACAGTCAGCCTAGTTTTTCGTTTATTTCTATCTCTTTTGTTTTAAGCTTCAACAAATACAATTATTGTGAATCATTTTCAATGATGTACCTTCACTCAATCAAAGCAATGAATGGAGACATTTTCCTGATGGTGATGTCTTTTACAACACATACAAATGGCTACACTTCTTTCACTTGTCTATTGCATGTATATTTGTGTCTTTCAGGACTCCCAGCATGCTCTCAGCATATTCGTGCAAGCCGTGCAACGGGTCTTTCTGGGCTCCAAAGCAGAAAACAAGAAGCTGGCTACAGAAAATGCTGTTCTGAGGGAGTGGACAGCCATCAAGCAGCTCCGCTGGgagcaagaaaaaaagaagctgcTGTATGAAAACGACTTTTTAGTGTCAACTCTGTATATAGCCAAATGTGACATGGTTAATGCTTTAGTGTTCGCAAGAGCTAGTCAAAAAAAGTTTGACACTCAAGGAGTGGGCAAGAAGATTAACAGAACATTTAAAGAAAACAAGGACAAAGTACGCTCCTTGACAGAAAGTATGTGCTTCCACATGATGGAGACCGAGAAGGTAAAAAATTCCTGGAAGGCAGAGCAGGATCAGCTCAATGAAATGAAACTTTCCTTTGATAAGATGTTGATACAGTTAAATGAAGAGTGGGAAAGCCGGGGGATTGCTAGACAGAAGGAGGTAGCAGCCGAGCTGGAAACTCTGCAGCAGGACTGCGAGAAGAAGGTGAGCCAGGTCATCCAGGAAAAGGATGATGTGATCACCAGTGTCAGAAAGGAAATGATGGCACTGATAGAGGGAAATCTGGAGAGCTTGGCCAAAGTGAGAGCATTAGAGACACAGATCTGCcagagacaggcagaggagaaggaggagagctTTAAGAAAATACAAGAGCTGCAGAAACAGAGCAGAGAGGTGGAAGAGAAGTGGCTCATCAAGGAACAGGAGTGGCTCAACAAggtgagcaagatggaggaggAGATGAAGCTCCTGATTCAGCAATATGTTGAGCTTCAGGTACACCACGTCAGCTAatcatttttgatcaatagaTTTACCCTTTCAAACAGTGACTGAATTGGATCAAAAAAGGTGCCGCAGTACCATAATTCAGCAATTGCATGACATGATCATCTCACGTGTCatggatatatttatatttatacgtATATTTTGTAAGGGTGACCCCGAATAGTCGACTATTCGATCTAAGGAGCATGATTTGACTCCCAATCTCACAGTTGAAttgtctgaaaatgtggttATGAAAAAAGGTGCTGAATGTCAGATTTTACGTATAGCATAATCGTTGGTGTCTCCCAAAAAATCATGATATATAGCCTATTGTGGTATAAACTTAAAGTCTATAATATAAGCTTATTAACAAtactgttaataacaattacaagTAAGGGTACTCGTGTGGACGAATATCAGAAGTGCCGGTACTCAGTACTGGTGAGTACTGTCCCATTTCAGGCTGTTTTTAGAGAGGAAATACTGAATCAttattctgtctctgtcttttcagGAGTATGCCTCAAAAACGAACAAAGAGAAGGCCAAGATGGCAAAGGATGAAAAGAAGGCAAAGAAGGAGACAGAAAAGAGGCTgaagaaggagagaaaagaggcggaggagagagagaaaaaggagagagaggaaaatgaGAGGAAGGATAAGAAAAGA from Sander lucioperca isolate FBNREF2018 chromosome 13, SLUC_FBN_1.2, whole genome shotgun sequence encodes:
- the LOC116036969 gene encoding histone-lysine N-methyltransferase, H3 lysine-79 specific-like produces the protein MESTPELQANTKTAIPLQYLCSVDMEKSVEDSQHALSIFVQAVQRVFLGSKAENKKLATENAVLREWTAIKQLRWEQEKKKLLYENDFLVSTLYIAKCDMVNALVFARASQKKFDTQGVGKKINRTFKENKDKVRSLTESMCFHMMETEKVKNSWKAEQDQLNEMKLSFDKMLIQLNEEWESRGIARQKEVAAELETLQQDCEKKVSQVIQEKDDVITSVRKEMMALIEGNLESLAKVRALETQICQRQAEEKEESFKKIQELQKQSREVEEKWLIKEQEWLNKEYASKTNKEKAKMAKDEKKAKKETEKRLKKERKEAEEREKKEREENERKDKKRLKTEKKENKEREKKRKGE